Within the Hippoglossus stenolepis isolate QCI-W04-F060 chromosome 2, HSTE1.2, whole genome shotgun sequence genome, the region TTTACCTTGAACATGGCCTGCAGCTccctgaaacacagacaaagaaagtgCATGCATTTCAGATGTAAACCGTTATAAAATGTCATTGTTCCATCTTGGCTAGGCAACTGACTTTTTTACATCCACCGAGGaagtaaatgttttcatcttgtttatttgtttgtgaacGGGATTTCTTAAAAATTACTGGATTGATTTTCTTGGTGGAATAATGGGACGTGGACCTAAAAacaaaccattacattttggagaagatctggacaaaggggcggatccaggaattacttaatcactgtctttaacatgtAAAATAGGGcttcttttttgacattttcacatatttcccAGGAGATAGTTCAATAATCTTGATGGAAAACAACcaggcatgtttaggagactgatattgatgagtgtgtacaatttggtgcagcttgattgaatttaaggcaagttgggccttggcagaggtacatGCTCTATTGAGTGCCATTGTCATATTGAACTGAGTTTGGTAGGAAGCCTAATGCAACTTTGAAATACCACATCCACGCATAAGCATCCACCTACTTCCTGTACGGGTCCTCAAACGCCAGAAACAGAACCTTCTTGTGCATCTCTTTGAGGagcctctcctgctgctcctctgatcGGTCcatgctgcagagagagaggacatggGAATGGAAACCTAATGAATTACAAAACAGTGCAATTACATCGCTGCATTAAAGAgataagaaaaagagaaggaaagacagaGACCTGACGAAGATGAGTGCAAGCAGTTTGGGGTATTCGATGTAGGCCGGATCCTTCAGCCTCTTAAAAAACTCATTCAGAATAGGCACAAACTCCTGGCACTTTTTACACTCGGAGGAGGCAAAGAACAGCAGCACGATGCGGTTTTCCAGGATCCCGATGATTTCGCGCTCAGTGTTGAGTTCATCCTGGTCCCAGTTGTTCTCGACCAGAACTCGGTTCAGGAACAGGTCCACCATGATGACAGGAAAGCAGCGGGGAAGGGTAAAAGCCCTTTGTGGAGAGAAGAGGTGTTAAAATCTGGAAATACACATGTGCTACAGTAGAGCAGGGTAATGTTTATCATGACGAGTGCTGTTCATTGCCTGTGTCCATGTCTACGCCCAAAGGAAAGGTCTCAGATGCTCGTACACTGTTACTGATACGTATTTTCACCCTTGGGAGATGGACTAAAGTATTGACTTTCTATTTGGCCCATTTGGATCATACTTCAGACCGCACCCACCCATATCTGTTGTCACAAGAAACTACAGGTAGGACACCAAAATACAGCTTTTCAGTCTGGTGCTCTGTGTTACTCTTTAAAGTTTGGAAAACCCTcctaaaaaaatctatttgaattCAACACACAGCTAATCTGCTGCATTAGGACTGTGTCAGATGTGTCTGACAGTGATCAGGCAGCACAAGCAAACAAAACCCCTCCACTGTcatgaatttgatttaaatgataaaaaaaacgattGTGATCTTGGCAGCttgaatttaaatattgttaaCTGTTAACAGAAGTGGGTAATTGTGAGTCTAGAAATGACTGATTGATAACGACACTTGCTTTTGACAATTTCCTTTTGGATGGAGGGAAAACATCAGTTCCATTGTGCTGTGATGCAGTCTGAGCATCATCTAATGGTCATTGTCATCACGGTGACAGTAACTTGACGGACTTGATATGTTTTCATTcttgtgaaaaaaaaggagcaggTTTTAAGACTTCCTGCGTGTTTGTAATACATATAGTCAGGACTTCCTTTGATCCTGATAAAATACAGTCATTTGCATGATCGTTTAGCTACGAGAaagacactcaaacacaaacagcccgCTCCTCTGAGGCCAACCCCCGCTCACCTCCGCTCAGGACCAATTCTGGACCTGGGGGCTACAGACCCTTTTCCATAGTTGCCCCCTCCCTCTAGAACTCTCTACCCACACAAATCAGAGTCTGCACCGAACTGTCCACCTTCTAAACACTACTTAAAAATGACGTGTATCTTATATTTCAATGTGTGACCATAATGTGAATGTTATATTTAtaggttgttttctttcatctgcTTTTATCTGCTCTTTTAAATCCTATGTAAAGTGCCattgagcattgttaaaagcactatacaaatgaaatgtgttattattataatcataataataataatataattattattattatgattattaagaAATAGCTCAAAAAATGCAACCATGTCTATATTTCAGTCAAAACATTTTGGCCTGATGTTCCCATTCACTGATGCTGCTCACTGACTCATTGATATTGCAGCCGACTGAAGGACATCCAGTTTATAGAATACaccagttttttcttttctatacaaaaataatcataatctAACAACAACACTGCAGCCCAGCAACAACCGGCTAACCGGGATGAATAAGGCTTTTATGAGACTGTGTTTTCCGAGAGGAGATTTATGGTTCggacaaaaaaaactgcatctAAAATAAATTTCAGCTTTAGAAATAAAGTTCAGGCCTCAACAGCTGAGAAATGTGCTTTATCTGTCTCGGCCAGCCTGTATTTCACTGTCGCTGCAGTCGCTGCAGGCCGAGAATTGACAGCGATAACCTCACAAATTAGTTTTGGCTCTCTGGCTCTGAGCTGTGCCAGATCTATTTGAGACCGCAGCTCTGGACTGAAACTTCCAAGGCTGATGTCGGAGAAATATGTTTGAAATTGAGCAGCGCTTGGACCttaactggagaaaaaaaaagagaggaggatttACTGTAAGACTTGGAAAGGTCAGTGATTAAATCCTACATTTGGAGACGTTATTTCACAATCATCCGCTTCACTTTTTGAAGCTGATCGATTGCACCAAATATATTTACGACCAACGCTGCCTTGTTTTGTTAGTGGCTAATTTAACAGCCCATCAATCTGTGCAGGTGCTGTGGCAGATGAATAGACCACAAATAATTTACCTCACCTTGAAACTCCTCAACTCCCACAGGTAAAGAAATATGTCCAgagcttcttctctctttcaggcCATTgcattctttcttttcttctgccgTCTTCCTTTGAgtactttaaaatgtgttattgaagTGACACCTCTCACTGCCTCTTCACCACTGTCTCCGTGTTTTCTTCACTCTGTCATCCACTGAGGGAGATTATAGATCGCTGGAGGTGTGGCTGAGCTGTAACTCAGGGGCAGAGGTcgctgctcctgtgtgtgtgtgtgtgtatgtgtctgcagGCCTTAAAACTGCAGCTCAACAGCAACAATCTTATTACTTAatgaggagaagggagggagcGAAGGAAGGATGAAGAGGACAAATTGGATTGTGAAGCGAGGACAGACATGTAGGTCAAAtggaagaacaacaacacaagaaagAGATATAAGaagatgtgttttatgtgagCTTCGAGGTAGCCCTCCTAACTTCTCCTGCACTAATGTTGCTAGTTGGAGTCTCGCTAATTGCTGATGTCGCTCTTCTAGCCCTCAGTGTGTGATAATGATTCCTTTGCATCCTGTTATCAAGGTGGTTTGACAGCCAGGATGCGGAGCATCAAGGAAATGAACTGAGAAAGTCGATAGTTTGAGTGGAGCCCGGTTCTAGTAAACCCCAGCAGGTCCAACTGTAGAGAAGTGGCAATTGATCTGCTGAGGCACTTGCAGAAAACACCAGGGTTAATCTCAGAGAGCGGTGAGGTAAATATAGAGGtggggaggacagagagatcTGAAGGGATTAGTCTGAGTCACACAGACTACACGTGgatgtgcgcgcacacacacacacacacacacaaccaaccatgaaacacaacacatactgTGCATTACATAAtttgagcaaacacacaccagacatgcttctttttttttgcaattctAGCAGCTTAGCTGCATTGGAGGCAATTCAGTCTATTTGtaaaaaccatagactgtaaataaagattgacgacatcaccccctggtggtcagctgcagtacaggtcataaacctggcattctccatgttagtggatgggacatggaccaaattaaaaagtgaaagtactcgtcaaatacattttgatggtttctatcatttaaggtagttcttatcacacttaaacatcatgattgacagctgggactgactcacgattggtcgagtgtgtgtatcagtggtACCTCGATACCGCAGCTCCATCCCTGATCgttactgcacagactctggcgCCAAGtgggcaagatggcagcgttcgtatctgagaaattttggcttaatttcagtgcagacacatcatccatctttgtataTAGTCTATGATCAAGACCAAAATGTTTGTGATTGATTTATGGTGAAGACATTCATGTTCTTACTCAGGATGaattttaatgtcttttcatCCAGTACAATCATTAGAGCAATATTTCTATTCATCAAATACCTGCAAAATGCTCAACAGTTCTCCGATCCTCAACTGTAGCATATCTTTCAGTGCAAATTAGCAAATGGCTAACAggctaaactaagatggtgaacaAGGAAAACATTAACAGCaggtttcattttttaataaaataatttgaggTACTGAGTAACATTTTTAATCTTTGttggacacaaacatgatggAAGTGATGCACAGTCAGTACTGCAGAGTCATGCCCCACAGGTCAGCAGACATTAAGGGATCGTCTGAGTAAACACAGTGAATAAGGAGAAGCACTGGCGGCAAACTGACTATTATGTACAGGCAGGGAAGGCAAAAACCCACAGGCactaattaaaagaaatgtctcAACTGGGCTGTGGGGCATTCATGTCTGTGCCgaaataaaaactgtgtgtgcCAGTAAGAGAGGGGGTGCAGTGTTTTTTTGATGTTCAGCCACTGGAGCTTTGGCTAGAAATGAATCTTGAAATGAAACTTTTTCTTTACAGTGTCAATGCTACCAAGTACTTTTAACTGAGCTTTGAGGTACCATTGCTCCAGTGCATTCACTTTTCTGTAGAAGTTCTGTAGCAAAAGAATCAACTATAATAAGACGTTCAATATAAAAGTTTTTATTCGTtctttggttaaaaaaaaaaaaaagtatggaagaaaaggaagaaagacaCTGAGATAAAATGAGTTTTCTGATCAATATGCAACAAAAGCAAAAAGTTTCATTCAAAACTGCAACATATGGCGTGTTAGAATAtactgacactgacacaaactGCGGGTGTTGAAGTGATACATTCACAAGTGAAAAGATAAGAAAGGTTAAGTaatgtataataaataacacactGGCTACTCTTAGCTAAAAAGCATGGAGTTAAtaaaagaggtgaagaagagtGGTTTCCAACATATGGGTCGGGGGGTAAGGTGTCACAAGATAAATGTGAGGGGTTACAAGATGAACAACTTGAGAGGAAAGCTAATAATAACAGATTGAAGTTGCACTTAGTTCGTCTGTCATTCTGATTTACAGGATATTTTACTTCTTGAggattattataaaaataaatcaagaaaaGTCATTGATTGGTAGAACAGACATTAGCATCTGGTGATAAGAGTTTGTAAATAGGCATTCGTTTCTTCAAAGTATTCAAAAGCCAGGCTGGGAGCCACTGAGATAGAGAAAAAGCACTGTACATAAAAAGTTACTCTGAAACTtgttttattcaataaaaagtaatatattgtttttctgatttCTCATTTCAAACCCAAGCCACACTGCAGCTTCTATGTGGGAAGTTtagagggatagttcacccaaaaatgataattcactcattatctactcaccactgtgccgatgggAAGGGTGGgtgatgtgtttgagtccacaaaacacctttggagtttcaggggtaaacagcgtagCAGCCAAATACAAAGATAACAGATATTAGGGACTTATCTTCAGGCGtgaaaaaaactacagaaaaaaataacaacatgcctccatactgctcttgtggtttcatccaagtgtccgctAGCCTCGACttgaaacggcgtcatttacaccaagttttaagcctaaatgtccattGGTATCTTCCAACGAGGTGCCttcagggaccgtcggaaatgataacgtccgctagcttagcctcTTCGGTCGGACTTTTAGGGGTTAAACATGGTGTCAATGACCTCGTTTccagtcgaatatgaatgtcgggggcTTCTGAAAACTCGTATGACACCtcacgagcagtatggagacatgctatgaatgtttttagttttttttacgtctgaagtTAGTCCCTAATATCTTCATCGGTATTTACACTGTTTACTCCCGAAactccaacacttcacccaccccatCCAGTGATGTGAAATTATGCTGGACAGTTGAAATGTTACCATCAGTCATTTCTAAACATGTTACAGGAAATAATGCATTTCTGGAACCTTTTTTTGTTTAGGAAAATTTCCTAATAaggaatttatttaaaatatcaattgGGACAAATCTGatcaaatgtttaataaaaataatggaaTTATTTGAAGGACCAGACTGTGGTCAAGGGGATGTGCGTTGGatgcaataattaaaacaaaagctgCTAGCTGACTTTACAAGAGTTATCACTACATCTAACCCTCTCTCGTAAGAGAAAGATGAAATAGTGGCGAGAGAAACATACAAGGAAAAGCATCTATCCTCAATCAGCCTCAAGTCCATCTGCTCTgcctttttcccctcttctcctgctttctgttttattcctTCCCTCTCATCCATAGCCCCACGTGATCACAGCTTTGTCTATCTTCCATCTCCCTCATCTGTATCTCCCCACCCCATCACAGCTCGTCCCGTGCGCTCCAGTTCTCCAGTTCTGACTGCAGCACGTCAGAGTTCTGGGCCTCGAagctcagctcctcctgctcctgagTTTTCCTCGACTTGGCTCGATCCCAGTCAGTTGTGACCGTTTCGTTGTCCCAAACCACAGAAGTTTCCGTGTCGCTGATGTAGCCAGGTTCTCCAGTGTAGTGGGTCGGATAGACCAGGAGAGGCTCGGCAGAAAAGGCGTGCAGGTCCCGACTCTCAAAGTGTCCCATGTACTCTGAACTGATGAGTGAAACAAAGATTAGGTAAACAAGCGTGCTACAGGCcagaagcaaaaagaaaaggcagatgagagggaacagagagaagatgaagggTAGCAGAGGGAGTTATACTCACACTGGATGTTTGTCATACATGACAGGGAGGAACTCATCGACAGGGAGCATCTTGGTCAGAGGATCGGCCATGAGGAGCTTCTGAGCTCCTTGTAATGACAACAGGTAACCGAGCGTCCAGTAGGAGTAGTCAGCCTCCACCAGATTGTGTATGTTGGGTACAGACTTCTCCGAATGGTCCACCTGCATGCGCTTCCGTCCGATGTAACTGTATGAGAAAGTGAGAGCAAAGGAAATAAGATGGTTAAATATCACGAGcacaaaaatgatttaaaaactgtCAAACAGTATTTATAAGCCTATTATCCCTCCCTACTATACTTTTCAATCTATTAACTATAGAGCTAATCC harbors:
- the LOC118100910 gene encoding nucleoredoxin-like protein 1 codes for the protein MVDLFLNRVLVENNWDQDELNTEREIIGILENRIVLLFFASSECKKCQEFVPILNEFFKRLKDPAYIEYPKLLALIFVSMDRSEEQQERLLKEMHKKVLFLAFEDPYRKELQAMFKVKDVPTAVVLRPDGSVLSPNAVQDIYRFGSDCFSNWQESAELVERSFMLNEEFDNLNLRSATEPVRRLKYKTEDDKRKKKWWKLWGKGKDGYKEEEEKDEAWGEERKEGNKGPWRRR